Genomic window (Helianthus annuus cultivar XRQ/B chromosome 3, HanXRQr2.0-SUNRISE, whole genome shotgun sequence):
atatgacctgatttcatttttggaccaaaatggcaatgaaactgaaaccacagggacccagatgcaaaaagtttgagttttggactaaagtggcaaaagtgaccaaaccttagggaccaaaatgacaatttactcttttttttttcaaaccaaatttcgcaggtttttctatatataaaaaaattttttgtgtattgcacatgtgtaatactacacatgtgtatgtgtactacacatgtgtattattacacatgtgcactacacaatttttttttaaagtttttttatatataaaaaccagcgatttttataaaaaaattgaaaaaaaaaattgtgtgtttttaggctttttttaattagttttcgagttttcacaataaaagtggttttcatttgaaccatcccctatatatatatatatatatatatatatatatatatatatatatatatatatatatagaaaaaatatatcgtacattacggcttaacgtacttcacgtacgacaacgtgcgtgatttgttatataacatgcgtgattaatgttttctaTATGCGTGATTATTTGggttcaacatgcgtgattttggatttttgagttataacgtgcgtgattttaaaatgaacgtgcgttattacctgtcgtacgtgatgtacgttaagtcGTAATGTACGTTTaccttactatatatatatatgtttgtatgTCTATACGGGTAAAGTAGAGTTATGTGAAAGATTGtattttgaaacttgtaaaaGAAAGAGGACATGATAATAgttatattataatttattatGTTAGTGAAAAACATTAAAACTGATAAGTTATGTCAATATAATTCATGTACGTATGTATCTCTATAAAATTATAGAGTTAACTAGTTTATCCGGTTGAACCACCTGGTACAACCCGATTCTACCGATTAAATCATTTTTAATGCCATCCCGGTATGATTTCAAAACcgttttttaaaacattgatgtGGAGATATAAATCAAGTCTATTTCGGTAAATGTATGGTATCAATATGTTCTAGCTATTTGCCGGGACCCTTTtcataaaaaagaaaaacattttccACCGTTAAAGAAAATGTAAAATGTATAGTAGTAAGCACAAAcctaaataattaataaatatcaaaCCCAATACAAATACTACATTTTTTAACTATACTAACTAAAGTCCAGAAACTCTAATTAAGAATCATAAAAAAGAAGGCTTATAATTCCACTTGTTGCATTCACAAACGTACGTGTCATTGTCATGCAAAGATTATACATGAGTCTTACAAGTACAACATAAATCATCACTACTTAGCTAACCCACGTGTACTCCATGCAAATCAACCAGTTACACTATAAATTATTAATTAAGTAATAATAATAACTCAAAAGACAACCACAATGGCAAAACTTATAACACTTGTTGTACTCGCTATCTTAGCATTTGTTGAGGTTTCTGTTTCTGGTTACAAAACCTCTATCTCCACCATCACCATAGAGGACAATGGCAGGTGTACTAAGTCGATTCCCCCGATTTGTTTTCCCGATGGCCTGGACAACCCCCGAGGCTGCCAGATTCGGATCCAGCAGCTGAACCACTGCCAGATGCACCTCACCTCTTTCGATTACAAGCTCAGGATGGCGGTGGAGAACCCGAAACAACAACAACACCTTAGTCTGTGCTGCAACCAGCTACAAGAAGTGGAGAAGCAATGTCAGTGTGAGGCGATCAAACAGGTGGTGGAACAAGCTCAAAAGCAGCTGCAGCAAGGTCAAGGTGGACAGCAGCAGGTGCAACAGATGGTGAAGAAGGCTCAGATGCTCCCCAACCAATGCAACTTGCAATGCTCGATCTGATCAGTCACAAGCAAGCACTAGTGTTTGTTTGAGTTTGaatgtatgcatgcatgtaatatataataataatgcATGATCGCTCTTTGGCTTGAGATGGGAAGCCGCTTTTCTCTGCATAATAAGAACACACACTCGTGTGAATGTGTATCAACCGTACGTACGTGTGCTCTCTAATATGTTGCAGTAGAGGGTGAAGATTTATATCCAATTAAGTACAATAATACAAAACTGCAGACATGTTAAAACACACAAATATAATTTGTGGGAATCACTAGTGTATTATTAGGAGGTCGGGCGCTGCATTGTGGGTGTTCCACACGCGTGGACTAGCGTGATACACCGCAGCCGCTTAGATCGACCACGAGTGGTGATGAAAACGCGTTGTAGTTATCACACGTTGATATGATGGATTTCGAACGTTATGTTACCGTTGGAAACCatgagaaaataaaaaaattaaacactATACATATACCATCCACACAAATACATATTTCACCCACACAAATACATAATTTTATACCACTTTCTtgcataatttaaaaaaatggaATTTCCAACCGATTCGTTTCCGCTAGACACCGAGAGCTCTTCGTCTTCCGACGATGACACGCTTGAATTTTTCGAGAAGGCGTATAACGAACTTGAAGGTTTGAGCCGCCCAAAGAAGAAAATGGTGGATCGTGATCGCATACATGCCAACGAATTGTTAATTAAGGATTATTTTGTGGAGAATTCGGTCTACAATATCGAAATGTTTAGGGATCGGTGTCGTTTATCAaacgttttatttttaaagattgtaggagacatcgaagcaagcgaATAATGGTTTCAAGAACGTTACGACGGGAGGGGCAAACGAAGTTTCACGCCGATACGAAAATGcacattcgccaactagcgacaggtaaccctcccGATCAATTTGATGAATACTTATCTATGTCGGaaagaacttcacgtgaatgtttgcaattCTTTTGTAACGCAATCATTAAATTTTATGCCAAAGAGTTTCTACGTAAACCGGCGAGACACGACATCACACGCATTTACGCCGCGcatgaggctagatggcattttccagGGATGTTCGGTAGCAttgattgtacacatatcgaatggagaaattgtccaagagagttgggggggggggcgtatgttaggggtgacgtcaaaagaccaaccatcatacttgAAGCGGTgacgtcgaatgatttatggttttGGCATTCATATTTTGGTGTTCCTGGTTCAAACAATGACATCAATATTTTGTACACATCGTCGTTGTTTCAAAGGGTAACACATGCTACCGCACCCTTCTGTCCATTTTTTGTTAACGGGAAGATATTACAGACGAGGCTAtcttcttgtggatggtatctacccatcatggtctgtttttgtgaaagttCTTTCATTTCCTGTCGATGTTAAAGAAAAGACGTTCAAGAagttgcaagaatcggcaagaaaatatgttgagagggcttttggtgttttaaaggtaGATGAGGCATACGAAACCGACCGGTTCGTGCAATGAATAAAAAACAATCCATAGCATagtatatgcatgtatcatattgcacaatatgctaataaaagaagatggacgtgcaatatctccagattgggtgccggatcctcctacacaaatTCTCGTTCCTGAAAATTTCCAACAAGACTTGTGCAGTGAAGAAATTCACTTTCGATTGAGATATGATTTAATTGAACTTGTAGGTTCTTTAGGTTTGGAATTTCCGGATTCGGACGAAGAGTAGGTTTTCTTTAtgtatctttttatttttatatgtttttttagttGTAACCTAAAATATGTCtagaaatattgttttttattgaaatgaaattattattgttaatttataatttaaaaaaaaaatcatcactagtgatgggcaCCCCTACTAacatccatcactagtgatggaatcaAACTCAATGACGTGACGGACAATGAttgggtgtggtgagtgatggaaaGTGGAGCACCCCTACACCCTTATAAATATAATCACGAATGTCGTAGAATGTACGAGCCTAAACAAAGCTTTTAAATCTAACAAATTATATAAACTATTATTTAAACGGAGATTAACGTTTAAGcaataaacataacaaaaatatGGTTTTATAATAATAGAATCACATATCGTAATAGCTAGCCGATGATTCGTGAAGAGCTCGATCTCCTAGCATTCCTGATAACAAACTGTTTGATTATCTCTTCGCAGTTTATAATctctaatattaaaaaaatcataatAATTTAATACATACATTTAAAAAACAATGGAAGTTCAAATTTTGTCCATGGTGAGAGTGCATACTTTGTCCATATACATACTTAATTCAACAATTCTAAGTCTAACAATTAATAATTACTTAATTCTAAGTCTAACAATCAACAAAACACCAAATTCAGGGCTCAACATTCAACAACACACCCAATTTAAAGCTCAATATTCAATAAAACATCCAACTTAGGGCTAAATTAACAATTAGAGATTAGGGTTAAAATGTGTGAATCAAAAAAGTGGAATAGAAAAAAGAGAGAAAACATACTTTGATTGGCGCAACGATGGTCGTCGGCGGTGTCACAATGGGATGTGGTGGTCGCCAAAGTGGGCTATGGTGGTGGCGTGGCGGCCTGGCGGTGGCTGGAACTTGGAAGTGTCATGGGTTAGTCGCGGTTAGAATTAGAAGTCGATATGACAAAGCTTTTTTTTATTTGTactgttttctgtttttattattatttagatTAGATGTTGGGATATCAttcaaaataagtttatatagcCCCAGTAAGTTATTGTTGGAGTATAATCTTGGCATCAAAATATTAACTAAAGTATTTATCTATTTAAATATGTAGTAATTGTAATTATTAGTCAAACGACACGTAGGTACAAGTCAAATATGGCGGATAACTTTCCCGCCAAGTAATTGTCAAATGACAGTTAAACTACTGTCAATGTGtagggtataaatacccatgaacTCTTGTAATTTTAACATAGTTTTGTATGTGTAATTCTCTGGTATCATTATTTGTTGTGTTTTCATATAATTCGCTTGTATTTATAATTTATTAAGGATTTTGTAAATTGGCATTAGAGCCAAAAATTCGAGACATGTGAAGACGCCTGTGTGGCAAGAAAAGATCGACGGGTGATCAAAGGGTATTCGATCAGTGTGTAGCGGTGATCACTATGAAAAAAAAATCGATGGTATTGTTGGTCAGAACCCCTTATGAACACGAACATAATGATAAACTACGAACAATCAAACGAATAACTATATTGAATGTGAAAGTATAATTGATTCTAACGATTACAATTGAAATAAACaaaccctatttatactaatctaaAAGGTGCGAGTGTAAGGACGTGTCTCTTCGCGAATAGGTGTGTCTCTTGATCTTGTGGATGTGATTTGATATGAAAAGGTGCGTCTCTTGATTCTTGCTTGAAGTCATCGATCTTGAACAGGTGCGATTCCAGGGATATGATCTATCCCTTAAGGGTGTTGGTTATTATATTCTGTTTTGTCACATTTAGTCCCCGCACTTGTAAGTCTAATTCTTTTTCAATATAAACTATCTATATACTAATTACTAAACAACCTTCATACTTTAGGATGTGAGGGATTATAACCTCATTCACCCCTAATCACAAACATCCTTGAGTTGTTGTAGGTCTTGAACTTGCTTGACTTACAATAGCATTGGTTCTTCTTCCAACGCAAGATGAGCCTCTTCGTCGTTCTCTTTTTCTTTGTCTTTTCGCTTGCTAGACTCGTATGCGAGGTGACTGAGTTCACCATATTCATAACACTTAAACTCGCTCTTGTCCCTGTTTCCTGCGATCTATATTTCGTCCAAGTCCTCTTCTTCCTCTAAACGAACTTCCTCCATGTCCTCTACCATGATTTTGATCGCCACGTTTTCCATGATGCCAATTTTCGGAATGATTGTCTGAACTTTACCAAGAAAGTTACAAATTTCCATCTtgtaaaaaaagaaagaaagatttgCATTATCTTCACTTCTCTCGCATCACTTTAGCTAGATTACAATTTACTAACAATTTAGAGGGCTAAACACCAAGAAAATGACTAATTGTCGAATCTCCAGTGAACAACCAGTGGCTGAACCCTCCGAGCCCTCTTATGATTTTAGCCCTGAGCCAACGTCCACTCGACCCATCCTCAAAGGCCCCATTGGCTTTTAATTCTGGATTAAAAGTAACCAATAAAAGTGTTAGTCTATAAAAAAAACCTCTTGACCAAAGGCAACAggtaaaaaaaaagtaaaaaagtaaaaaaataaaagtgTGGCTAAAAAACAAAATTGTAGAAGGAGTTTGTTTTTGTAATTACTTAagaaatattggattttaataatcccaactattcgtcgttggccgccaacagtcccaactttaaaaataaccactggcagtcttaacttttaacatattggcctccaatggaccaTGACTAAtagaaccctaacgccgttagtctccggtcgtcggaaaaacgttttttggccggaaaactcaacatttttgtcCCGAACCTCTTTATAACCTTATTATGGACCTTTGGGAacttttttctagtaaaagcTCCAATTATCAAAGTCACTGGAAAATTCTTTTTTCaccggaaaactcaacttttttttttccggaaaactcaacattttcgtcccaaatttctttgtaaccttagatcggacctttagatACGTTTTTCTGGACAAAAACagttttccggcgaccggagactaacggcgttagggttctgatagtcagggtccattggtggccaatatgttaatagttgggactaccggtggttatttttgaagttaggACTGTTGGCGACCAACGACGAATAGGtggaattattaaaatccaatattccattacttaattattattttattactaAATATTACTATATAATTATGCATATTTATTGTGGCTGTTATTCTCCCACGCTTACGGGGGTATATATCCAATCTTCAATCAAACTTGCAGCCCATTTCCTCTATTTTTctgttttcgaaagcaccaagaTGACATCTTTGCTCCCAAATGTTCATACAAATCTTGTCAGACATCACTCAATTACTCCATCACAGTTCAATCACACATTTCCCATTGGTTCATCAAACACCCAAATCCGAAAACAAGAAAGAACTCTTCCCACATTAATCGTCCACTGCAATCTCTCTTCTCCACCCAAATCCAAAGAAGAAGCCATAAAGCAAGCCAAAATCTGCCTCACATCAACCTTAGAAAAACCCCTAAACAACCCCAAACTCACTGCTGGCAAGCTCAAGAAACTAAAACAACCAAGATTCCGTGTCGAAATCCCGGTCGTTGACGACTCACCGAATTCGTTAACTCAACTTGCActccaagtgttcgatgaaatgccgcTGAAAAGAAAAGGGTCTAAAGTGAAAGTATTGATCATATGGCCTACTTCTACACTAACAGAAGCTGCTAATGAATTATCATTTGAGTCTGTTGAACATGTTGATGTTAGTTCATTAACGAATGTGGGAGTGGGAGATAGTGTGGGCAGGGTTTTGAATTCTGCTGATGTGGTGGTGTTTTTGACACCAGAAGCTTCACAAGTGGAAGTGATGGAGACGGTTACCAATGGCGTGTATCCGAAGCCCGTGGTGATGTTCAACCCCAGGTGGAGTTATGATGATGAGGAGAGTAATCTGGGTGGTTTTACGGACTTTTTGGGATCGTTTGAAGTTGTTTATTCGTTTATGGGATTAGAGGTTAGGGGACTGTTGAGTAAGAGAAATGGTGTGGTTTTTAAATGTGTTAGGGATGGGGTTTTGAGTGGTGAGATGTGGAGTGTGTTGGTTGAAGAAGAAGGGGAGTTGAAAGTGGTTTCGAGGTTTAAGACACGACCTTcgattgttgaagttgagaatGTATTGTATAATTTGATGGCTATTAATTCTCCAATTACTAAGTCTGCAAAGTTCTTGAAAGGATTGGTTTCTAATGTAACCGGAAAAAAGTAAGTTTCAGTAAACAAGAAAGTATGTTTCAGTTTTTTGTTCTTTATGCAAGTATAATGTCATGACAATGTAGATAGTAGGATAGATGAATTAATTTAGGAATATCACGAAAATAGCTATTTTGTTGACTCTCTTATACCAATTTCATAAATTAGTGAATTAGCCATGGGATACATGAATCTTTAATTGCATATTTACTTATACTTGTGTATCACCTTATCCACGAATGTTTTCCTGATTTGCTTTCTATCTCTCTTACACAACACACCCACACACACACCGCAACCAACAGCCTCCACCTCACTTGCAGAAGAATGAAGAGGCGAACTGCAAATAGGTGTGGATCCTTGAGGTTCTACATGACTTGGAATCAATAATATGAATTGTGacagtttttaattttttttatctttaactcCAATGGAAGCGTTTATGTTCCCTGTTTTCATCTTCAATTTATATGTACAAGTATTGAAGCCTAATAAAGACTAAAAGCAAAAAGGTGTCGCATCTCACATTGATTTAAGTCTTTAGTGGTGGAAAAAAGTCTCATATGCGAGCAAAAGTAACACGCGGCtcttaggctagagggtatggtgatggtcctccaagtgaggatgatccgccacgtcatccgccacgtaggcgccacgtcatccgccacgtaggcgccacgtcatagtcctcccaaggatggtccatcccacaaaactagagggtatgggaggatgatcctaccccaccactttttttattttttttttaatttctatgCCCTATGTACAAGTATTGAAGCCTAATGTACAAATCAGAAACAAAGGGGGCCCACATGTTTGGTCCGTCGCAAACGGCAACATTTGGACGATGAGGACGGGACGGAGGGGGGCCGGCATGGTGTGCCGCGCGTCGCCGAACCAAGACGGGCTGGGAGACGGTTCCATACCGTCCAGCCTTAGTCACCTATCTCATGTCTAAATGAGTGATGTGTTTCTTTCATGATAGGTCTAACACATAAAAATGATTATTTTTACGTGATTTTTATATTGTTATGTTACTTTTGATAAAGGGGAGAAAATATATGCGGTAAGTTGGAAGAGAAATTTGTTACTTTACATCTCTCAtttcttttcttcaactgcttcCATGGTGGTTAATACACCCATATTTATTAAAGGCGCTAAGCGCACttaaggcgcataggcctcgcctgaggcctaggcgcaaagcgcaaaaaaagagagggcctgagaaaaattaagcgcataatgaaaaaaagttaaaaatatattatgtattagaaaaagaatactattcttcaaataaaactATATCATCTATTTAGAACCAAAAGTTCTAAATACATTagtgtattagtgtagaaaagtagttttccttagataaaagtagaaatctagcTAGAATCTTGTtggaatttagagaatttggccggaaactatccggaatctaggaatctcgccggAATGTGCGCCTGAAGCATCAtttggagaattaaagcgcaatttcctcgACTTAAAGCGCAACTGCCTCGCCTCGGCCTAGGTGctagaggcgatggcttttaataACTATGAATACACCAAAAAGCAAGGGATTTCAACCAAGGATATACATCACAAAATGAATCTTATTTCCGTCTTATATCTCCAATCATAGAACCAGAATTGATGAAAAAATCCTTCTCCTTGCTTTCTAAATTTCTCATATACATAAAGTATTGCCACATAATATTTAATGTACTAATTCTGAAATGTTCTAATGTTGCAGGACCTGATGAATTTATCTGAAAAATTGACACATTTGGTCCATAATGCCCGAAGCTCAGGAATTGCAATATCTAACCTTGGTTTTGCTCTGATTTTAAAATGGATAACAGCAGCACATTCTGCGTTCTCTATGCTTGTATTCTCTTGATACGCAAGGCCTAACATATGCTAGAAAAGATCAATGATATATTGATGTGAACATACCCATGAAATGCTATCAAACCTAGCGGTAATGTTCCTAATTGCCACAACTTAAGATACGACTTCAAATTATCATAAGAAAACATGCTATTAGAGTTCTTTAATCTTTTCTTTTGTCATTTTTTTTGGCTTGAATAACTTACTCTTCAAGCCAGCACTGGTAATTTTGACTTATGATTGTATTTCTCCAAACTTCAAGATCAAATATGTTCATACCGTACGCCCACACACATTCTTTTGCActgatttttttttatctttaggaTGAGAATAGTTCAAGTAGCTTTTGAACTGTTTTGACGTTTCAAGTTTATCCCCACctttaggccatgtgtagtcataaagcccctttgggggcgttatgcgacaagtgGCACGCCACGTCATAGAGGGCTTTATGGGGTGTTATATCACTAAAGcgcgtagtcataaagcccctacctcatcattactcaattaattaattttcaattttttataattaatttctaactttataaaattaaaaaccatttcattaaattaaaaacattacactaaaataaaaaaaaaaaaaacattacaataaaataaaaaaaacattacactaaaataaaataaaaaaactcaaaggttatattttttttcgATTCGCTCCTTTTGTGCCAACGCCATCTTCGACGCTTTTCCGGTTAGGTGGTCGATTCGTCATCCCACGGTTGCACGTTTTTTTTTCCGCTCGGGTTTCCGTTTTCTTTTTATGTGGGCGTTTTGTTTTTCCTTTTTGCGTCTCCTCTCCTTCCGGTTGTGTTTCTATTCTAACATTATAATACTATATTTTTGCTATGTTCGTTTAAAAAAATAGTTTAGTTAGATCTAAGTGCCTCAAAAAGGCTCTTTTTTTTAGGCTGGTACGTTGAACGAGATACTTATATCCTCAGAGAGTCTCCCTCTCGTCTCAACACCGGCTTACCACCACCTAAGAATCTAAGGCAAGGAATTGATATGATTTTTTCCACTTGAAAATTATTGATTTCCACAAATATTTGTGTGTTAAAAACTGTCTGCATTTTTGGAGACCACACGTACGTACGGTTGATCACAGTCACACAAGTGTGTGTTTTTATTACACAGAGAAACTCCCATCTCAAGCCAAAGAGTGATCATGCATTGTTATTATATAtcacatgcatgcatgcatacattcAAACTCAAAACAAACACTAGTGCATGCTTGGGACTGATCAGATTGAGCATTGCAAGTTGCATTGGTTGGGGAGCATCTGAGCCTTCTTCACCATCTGTTGCACCTGCTGTTGTCCACCTTGACCTTGCTGCAGCTGCTTTTGAGCTTGTTCCACTACCTGTTTGATCGCCTCACACTGACACTGCTTCTCCACTTCTTGTAGCTGGTTGCAGCACAGATTAAGGTGTTGTTGTTGTTTCGGGTTCTCCACCGCCATCCTGAGCTTGTAATCGAAAGAGGCGAGGTGCATCTGGCAGTGGTTCAGCTTCTGGATCGGAATCTGACAGCCTCTGGGGTTGTCCAGACCGTCGGGAAAACAAACCGGAGACCCCTCGATACAACCGCCATAGGCCGTCCGGGAAACAAATGCTAGGAAGGCCGCCATGGTGAGTGCAGCAAGTACAAGGTTTGCCATTTTGGGATGTTTTCGTTTTCTTCTTAGGAGGGTGGTAGTGAGGAAGTTGGTTTATAGTGTAACTGGTGGATTTGCATGGGAAACAGGTGGAGTAGAGTAAGCTAAGTGGTGGTTGTTAATGGTTACTTGTAATACATGCATGTATATAGTCTGTGCATATATATGACCATGGCACGTTGGGTGAATGCAACAAGTGGAAGAGGACTTTATTGTATGATGGTAATTCCAGCTTACTTATTACATGTGTCGATGTACAAGATCAGAAAATTATACCAAACCACGCGGCTGACGGTCAATAGTGGGAATATCTGAAGAACGCTTTAAATACCGGTTTAGTCCTCGATGATTACCGAGCTAGCAGAAAAGATGGGACCTTAAAATATAATTCAACCCCCTAAAATTCGCAACTCTTCCTACTTCGCTGAATCGCTAAGTATAGAGTCTTACTTCAAGCCTTCAATCGTATAATCACAcctcctctttttttttttttttttttattttttttttattgttagtGCATAAGCACTAGCCTTTCGTCCAGCTTCAAACCTTTAATCATCGGCCTTTTTTTTATGTTGCCACCACATGCCACTTGGCACTTTTATTGAAttgggttaaaagtgtaattTAAAACAATATTGGACTAATGTGTTTAGTTGAGTAAATGAGTTTAACTGAAATAAGGGTTTATTTGTTTACTAGAGCAAAACTAAATAAAAGTTAATCGGTGTTTAGTTGAGTAAATGAGTTTAACTGAAATACGGGTTTATTTGTTTACTAGAGCAAAACTACATAAAAGTTAATCGGCGTTTAACAACAAATTGTGTTTTTAAAATTGATTATAGTCTTTACTGTAAATAAAACTATAtatgatctctctctctctatatatacacacacacaagaATTGGGCCTAACAAAGAGTGGGCCTTGAGCGGTTGCCCATTTTATCCCTCCACTGAGTCAACCATGGTCACTATTACATTAATCAAAACAAAACTCAAGTCCATACATTGTGTTAGGAATACATTACCCAAAAGAGTGTAGAATAGCCCTAGGGTTAAATTGTTTATTGCATATTACAAAAATGGCCAATCTAGATGATCTAGCATATGCTATAAAATGGCTAACTTCCTATATCTAAAATACATTCTGCCCAGAGTAGGGATGAGCTCAATAtcaaccggtaccggtaccgaaaatctcAAAAAACGGGTATAGATACCGAAAATATCCTGTACGATACGGTACAGTTGGGTGCCGGTACGGACCGGTATTTGAACGTAAaattcggtaaataccggtaccgaaaacgcTAAATGTCGGTATCGAATCGCTACCGAAAATCAACTCGGTTCAGGAAAATCGGTACCGGTTCCGAACCGGTACGGTACCATTTGCTGATCCCTAGCCCGGGGTACCCTGTGAACCTACCATAAACAAAAATTGTGGCTGAGCCTAGCCCCCAGTGAATGAATAAAAGGCACAAGTAACAATAATAACAAATATAACATCAAGATATGATATAAGATAAAAGGTACAATGCAAAGTAAATCAAGTTAATAAAATAAATCGAATCATACGTACAAATGTAGTCCCATGAAGCCAAAATATACATAAATAAGTGACGACACACACGTAGCTACTTCTGTATGTCAATCGCGTGAGGTGGCGTGG
Coding sequences:
- the LOC110928012 gene encoding trypsin inhibitor 1, which gives rise to MAKLITLVVLAILAFVEVSVSGYKTSISTITIEDNGRCTKSIPPICFPDGLDNPRGCQIRIQQLNHCQMHLTSFDYKLRMAVENPKQQQHLSLCCNQLQEVEKQCQCEAIKQVVEQAQKQLQQGQGGQQQVQQMVKKAQMLPNQCNLQCSI
- the LOC110928013 gene encoding 2S seed storage protein-like; this encodes MANLVLAALTMAAFLAFVSRTAYGGCIEGSPVCFPDGLDNPRGCQIPIQKLNHCQMHLASFDYKLRMAVENPKQQQHLNLCCNQLQEVEKQCQCEAIKQVVEQAQKQLQQGQGGQQQVQQMVKKAQMLPNQCNLQCSI
- the LOC110929748 gene encoding uncharacterized protein LOC110929748, with protein sequence MHIYCGCYSPTLTGVYIQSSIKLAAHFLYFSVFESTKMTSLLPNVHTNLVRHHSITPSQFNHTFPIGSSNTQIRKQERTLPTLIVHCNLSSPPKSKEEAIKQAKICLTSTLEKPLNNPKLTAGKLKKLKQPRFRVEIPVVDDSPNSLTQLALQVFDEMPLKRKGSKVKVLIIWPTSTLTEAANELSFESVEHVDVSSLTNVGVGDSVGRVLNSADVVVFLTPEASQVEVMETVTNGVYPKPVVMFNPRWSYDDEESNLGGFTDFLGSFEVVYSFMGLEVRGLLSKRNGVVFKCVRDGVLSGEMWSVLVEEEGELKVVSRFKTRPSIVEVENVLYNLMAINSPITKSAKFLKGLVSNVTGKKT